In a single window of the Bradyrhizobium erythrophlei genome:
- a CDS encoding thermonuclease family protein: MRFLIAALAFLSAGSGWAADAIVRDGDTLQVAGVTYRLDGIDAPEFDQMCIDEHADLWACGVEARDQLAKLIGGREVHCKDLGTDKTFSRWHVGVCSAAGETDSLNKLLVRQGYALDVEPTANGRFNDDESNAKNKSLGLWRGCFVAPQAFRHRENTAPLLGASCRSDKDRELRAALFPDEPAMPPGCAIKAKFAVRARLTGKVGIYHMQGCRSYAPLTKPDRWFCSEEDAQAAGFRRAYNCRASTARK; encoded by the coding sequence ATGCGTTTTTTGATAGCGGCTCTGGCGTTTCTATCGGCGGGCTCGGGTTGGGCCGCCGACGCGATCGTAAGGGACGGAGATACCTTGCAGGTCGCCGGCGTCACCTACCGGCTTGACGGCATCGATGCTCCTGAGTTTGACCAGATGTGCATTGACGAGCATGCGGATCTCTGGGCTTGCGGCGTGGAGGCGCGCGATCAGCTGGCAAAACTGATCGGCGGCCGGGAGGTCCATTGCAAGGATCTCGGGACGGACAAAACGTTCAGCCGATGGCACGTTGGAGTTTGCAGCGCCGCCGGCGAAACCGACAGTCTGAACAAGCTGCTGGTACGTCAAGGGTATGCGCTGGATGTCGAACCCACCGCCAACGGTCGTTTCAACGACGACGAGTCCAATGCCAAGAACAAAAGTCTGGGCCTGTGGCGGGGCTGTTTCGTGGCTCCGCAAGCGTTTCGGCACCGGGAAAACACGGCCCCTCTGTTGGGCGCATCCTGTAGAAGCGATAAAGACCGCGAGTTGCGCGCAGCCTTGTTTCCGGACGAACCCGCCATGCCGCCCGGGTGCGCCATCAAGGCGAAATTTGCGGTACGCGCACGTCTGACCGGCAAGGTGGGCATCTACCACATGCAGGGGTGCCGCAGTTACGCGCCTCTGACCAAGCCGGACCGATGGTTCTGCTCGGAAGAAGATGCGCAGGCTGCGGGTTTCCGCAGGGCTTATAATTGCCGGGCAAGTACTGCTCGAAAGTAA
- a CDS encoding LysR family transcriptional regulator has translation MTLEQLRIFIAVAEKQHMTRAATELNLTQSATSAAIAALESRYGIKLFDRVGRGIQLTQIGRDFLGEARGVVGRAKAAAQVLSDLAGLQRGSLTIAASQTVANYWLPPRVQEFQAAYPDIDLHIMIANTERVAQAVHEGSADVGLVEGEVDDPSLAIRKIDGDTLVVVVGKHHRWATHARITADDFRTTGWVLREPGSGTRSIFEAALRKYGIRLSELRITLELPSNEAIRAAVEAGQSATAISNLVVAHSVAAKTLHHVKIDLPKRAFFALRHKERYASQVEKAFFGKLGVR, from the coding sequence ATGACGCTGGAACAGCTTCGCATCTTCATCGCGGTTGCGGAAAAACAGCACATGACGCGGGCCGCCACCGAGTTGAACCTGACGCAATCGGCGACCAGTGCCGCCATCGCGGCGCTGGAATCGCGGTACGGTATCAAGCTGTTCGATCGTGTCGGCCGCGGCATTCAACTGACCCAGATCGGCCGCGATTTTCTCGGCGAAGCCCGCGGCGTGGTCGGCCGCGCCAAAGCGGCGGCGCAGGTTCTCAGCGATCTGGCCGGTCTCCAACGTGGCTCGTTGACGATCGCCGCCAGCCAGACGGTGGCAAACTATTGGCTGCCGCCCCGCGTCCAGGAATTTCAGGCGGCTTATCCCGACATCGATCTTCACATCATGATTGCCAACACCGAGCGGGTCGCCCAGGCCGTCCATGAAGGAAGCGCCGATGTAGGTCTGGTCGAGGGCGAGGTCGACGATCCATCGCTGGCGATACGCAAGATCGACGGCGACACGCTCGTCGTCGTGGTCGGCAAACACCACCGCTGGGCCACACATGCGCGTATCACCGCTGATGATTTCCGAACCACGGGCTGGGTTCTGCGCGAGCCGGGGTCCGGAACGCGATCGATCTTCGAGGCCGCGCTGCGGAAGTACGGCATCCGACTATCCGAGTTGCGCATCACGCTGGAGCTTCCCTCCAACGAGGCCATTCGCGCCGCCGTTGAAGCAGGTCAGTCGGCAACTGCTATTTCAAATCTCGTCGTAGCCCACTCGGTCGCGGCCAAAACGCTCCACCACGTCAAGATCGATCTGCCGAAACGCGCGTTCTTCGCCTTGAGGCACAAGGAACGCTACGCCAGCCAGGTGGAAAAGGCGTTTTTCGGGAAACTTGGGGTTCGGTAA